A portion of the Pangasianodon hypophthalmus isolate fPanHyp1 chromosome 20, fPanHyp1.pri, whole genome shotgun sequence genome contains these proteins:
- the draxina gene encoding draxin has product MKSLTWCVPFTLLLAALTLPSQSAENPGSKNVQDREEAPFHGGIWRRQGSRGLFSHKSLQSEDDGVGLEGLSPVRLEMGPGDWGRERGIRHTRGHKQHQGGEFQRKGRKNGQVDGKRHGRKDKVHGQGFFHDPSTGFGSPMRDVDEAYARLSNREAAALAEGPASRIPVATAMPEHPPTRASTSTKPQNAARGKALGEVLPTLNMALFDWTDYEDMRPEDSWQSNKKKDKRRNKNMSSGNATMGADDIEPCDHHLDCLPGSCCDLRHHECTPHNRGLNNKCYDDCMCEEGLRCYAKFHRKRRVTRRRGRCVEPESANSDQGAFITI; this is encoded by the exons ATGAAGTCCCTCACCTGGTGTGTCCCCTTCACTCTTCTCCTCGCAGCCCTCACTCTTCCCTCACAAAGCGCTGAGAATCCTGGCAGCAAAAATGTGCAGGATCGCGAGGAGGCGCCGTTTCATGGAGGCATTTGGAGGAGGCAGGGTTCACGAGGCCTGTTTTCCCACAAATCTTTGCAGTCTGAAGATGATGGAGTGGGTCTGGAGGGTTTGAGCCCAGTCCGGCTGGAAATGGGACCAGGAGATTGGGGTAGGGAAAGAGGCATAAGGCACACGAGAGGGCACAAGCAGCATCAAGGAGGAGAGTTCCAGCGCAAAGGCAGGAAAAATGGCCAAGTGGACGGCAAGAGACATGGACGCAAGGACAAAGTACATGGGCAAG GGTTCTTCCATGACCCCAGCACAGGATTTGGCTCTCCGATGAGAGACGTAGACGAAGCCTATGCCCGCTTGTCCAATCGTGAAGCTGCTGCACTTGCAGAAGGCCCCGCCTCTCGCATCCCGGTAGCCACAGCGATGCCTGAGCATCCACCAACCCGAGCCTCGACCTCCACCAAACCACAG AATGCAGCTCGAGGAAAAGCTCTAGGTGAAGTGTTGCCTACTTTGAACATGGCGCTTTTTGACTGGACAGACTACGAGGACATGAGGCCTGAGGACAGCTGGCAATCCAACAAGAAAAAAG aCAAGCGGCGCAATAAGAACATGAGCAGTGGCAACGCGACCATGGGCGCAGATGACATTGAGCCATGTGACCATCACCTCGACTGCCTGCCTG GGTCCTGCTGTGACCTCAGACATCACGAGTGCACGCCACATAACCGTGGTCTGAACAACAAGTGCTACGATGACTGCATGTGTGAAGAAG GTCTCAGGTGCTATGCCAAATTCCACCGCAAGCGAAGGGTGACCCGGAGACGTGGCCGCTGCGTGGAACCTGAATCGGCCAACAGCGACCAAGGAGCCTTCATCACGATCTga